Proteins from one Streptomyces sp. NBC_00289 genomic window:
- a CDS encoding ArsR family transcriptional regulator, whose product MLRTSVSARRLDILEWLKDPVAHFPPQRHGDPVEDGVTAGAVADKLGVRRSVAVTHLGLLVDLGLLRTRKIRRRTYYRRDEVRIAEVARMFEKGW is encoded by the coding sequence ATGCTGAGGACTTCCGTCAGTGCGAGGCGGCTGGACATCCTGGAGTGGCTGAAGGACCCGGTCGCACACTTCCCGCCGCAGCGGCACGGCGACCCCGTCGAGGACGGGGTCACGGCAGGTGCGGTCGCCGACAAGCTCGGCGTGCGCCGTTCGGTCGCGGTCACCCACCTCGGCCTGCTCGTGGACCTCGGCCTGCTCCGCACCAGGAAGATCCGGCGGCGCACCTATTACCGGCGCGACGAGGTACGGATAGCCGAGGTGGCGCGCATGTTCGAAAAGGGCTGGTAG
- a CDS encoding SMP-30/gluconolactonase/LRE family protein, which produces MDRPTALVPRHYIAIGGRGPEDVVADSHGRVITGVEDGRILRIDGLTDPSATLVEVLAETGGRPLGLELLPENALLVCDAERGLLRVGLDDGVVRVLADSLAGERLRFCSNVVALSDGSVCFTVSSRRYPLEQWIGDLVEHTGTGRLLRLAPGSDTPQVLLEGLQFANGLASSGDESFLVVAETGAYRLTRYWLAGPKAGRSEPFVEDLPGMPDNLWRGGTDGLIRVALAGPRVPPLDLLHRGTPTLRRAAASVAVRAPFRPTGTIGVLAVDDQGNVVQHLARRRSGFRMVTAVCEAAGHLVLGSLRERGVAVCEAPAPK; this is translated from the coding sequence ATGGACCGTCCCACTGCTCTCGTCCCACGGCACTACATCGCGATCGGCGGGCGCGGCCCCGAGGACGTGGTCGCCGACTCCCACGGCCGGGTGATCACCGGAGTGGAGGACGGCCGCATCCTGCGGATCGACGGGCTGACCGATCCCTCCGCGACCCTCGTCGAGGTACTCGCCGAGACCGGCGGCAGGCCCTTGGGCCTCGAACTCCTCCCGGAAAACGCCCTGTTGGTGTGCGACGCCGAACGCGGCCTGCTGCGCGTCGGACTCGACGACGGCGTCGTCCGCGTCCTCGCCGACTCACTGGCGGGGGAGCGGCTGCGGTTCTGCAGCAATGTGGTCGCCCTGTCCGACGGCAGCGTCTGCTTCACCGTCTCCAGCCGCCGCTACCCCCTGGAACAGTGGATCGGCGATCTGGTCGAGCACACCGGGACGGGCCGGCTGCTGCGCCTGGCCCCCGGCAGCGACACGCCCCAAGTACTGCTGGAGGGACTCCAGTTCGCCAACGGCCTGGCGTCGAGCGGTGACGAGTCCTTCCTCGTCGTCGCCGAGACCGGCGCGTACCGGCTGACCCGCTACTGGCTCGCGGGGCCGAAGGCAGGCCGGAGCGAGCCGTTCGTCGAGGACCTCCCGGGCATGCCCGACAATCTGTGGCGCGGCGGCACCGACGGGCTGATCCGGGTCGCGCTGGCGGGCCCCCGAGTGCCCCCGCTGGACCTGCTGCATCGCGGTACGCCGACGCTCCGCCGTGCCGCCGCAAGCGTCGCGGTGCGCGCCCCCTTCCGCCCCACCGGGACGATCGGCGTCCTGGCCGTCGACGACCAGGGCAACGTGGTCCAGCACCTTGCCCGCCGTCGCTCCGGTTTCCGTATGGTCACCGCCGTCTGCGAGGCCGCCGGGCACCTCGTTCTGGGGAGCCTGCGGGAGCGGGGCGTGGCCGTGTGTGAGGCGCCCGCCCCGAAATGA
- a CDS encoding undecaprenyl-diphosphate phosphatase — MSVINVGQAVVLGAVEGVTEFLPVSSTGHLKITEGLMNIPVDNDAVVGFSAVIQVGAIAAVLVYFFKDIVRIVSAWGRGLRNKEERHHHDYKFAWWVIYATIPIVIVGLAAKPLIEGPLASLWVVAGSLIAGSGVMWAADQMGRHKRGEDDTSFKDAMLVGSSQILALLFPGFSRSGATMSTALILDLDRVAATRLSFFLGIPALTGAGLYELKDALGTGVGVAPLAVGTAVSFVVAYGSIAWLLKFVAKHSFNAFVIYRLVIGVALFGLLAGGVLDS, encoded by the coding sequence ATGAGCGTCATCAACGTCGGTCAGGCCGTGGTCCTCGGAGCCGTCGAGGGGGTGACCGAGTTCCTGCCCGTCTCCTCCACCGGCCATCTGAAGATCACCGAGGGCCTGATGAACATCCCCGTCGACAACGACGCGGTCGTGGGGTTCTCGGCCGTCATCCAGGTCGGCGCGATCGCCGCCGTGCTCGTGTACTTCTTCAAGGACATCGTGCGCATCGTCTCCGCCTGGGGCCGTGGTCTGCGGAACAAGGAGGAGCGCCACCACCACGACTACAAGTTCGCCTGGTGGGTGATCTACGCGACGATCCCGATCGTGATCGTCGGGCTGGCAGCCAAGCCGCTGATCGAAGGACCGCTCGCCTCCCTGTGGGTGGTCGCCGGCTCGTTGATCGCCGGCAGTGGTGTGATGTGGGCGGCGGACCAGATGGGACGGCACAAGCGCGGGGAGGACGACACCTCGTTCAAGGACGCGATGCTGGTCGGCAGTTCACAGATCCTCGCCCTGCTCTTCCCCGGCTTCTCGCGCTCCGGCGCCACCATGTCGACGGCTCTGATCCTCGACCTGGACCGGGTCGCGGCGACCCGCCTCTCGTTCTTCCTCGGCATCCCGGCCCTGACCGGCGCCGGCCTGTACGAACTGAAGGACGCCCTGGGTACGGGCGTCGGCGTCGCCCCCCTCGCCGTCGGCACCGCGGTCTCCTTCGTGGTCGCGTACGGCTCCATCGCCTGGCTGCTGAAGTTCGTCGCCAAGCACTCCTTCAACGCCTTCGTGATCTACCGGCTCGTCATCGGCGTGGCCCTCTTCGGGCTGCTCGCCGGGGGCGTGCTCGACAGCTGA
- a CDS encoding FadR/GntR family transcriptional regulator: protein MEAVLAHLRGAIERGTYAIGDKLPSEAELCRTLEVSRPVLRESLRALQTMGLTVSKTGKGTFVVANTVEDPTFGDYAASDLLEVRRHIEIPVAGYAARRRTPENLDHLAHLLDRMEQETDTTAWVAMDSLFHLAVAEAAQNPVFRRVIEEIRDALARQSAFLNELGGRREQSNREHRAIVEALLDGSEHDAVEAMAHHLDRVETTLTHIVRNPRRTDTPMEGGPEA from the coding sequence ATGGAAGCGGTGCTGGCCCACCTCCGCGGCGCCATCGAGCGCGGTACCTACGCCATCGGCGACAAGCTCCCCTCCGAGGCGGAGCTGTGCCGCACCCTCGAGGTCTCCCGCCCCGTGCTCCGCGAGTCACTGCGCGCCCTGCAGACCATGGGGCTGACGGTCTCCAAGACCGGCAAGGGCACCTTCGTGGTCGCCAACACCGTCGAGGACCCCACCTTCGGCGACTACGCGGCCAGCGACCTGCTGGAGGTGCGCCGCCACATCGAGATCCCGGTCGCCGGCTACGCGGCCCGGCGCCGCACCCCGGAGAACCTGGACCACCTGGCCCACCTCCTGGACCGCATGGAGCAGGAGACCGACACCACCGCGTGGGTCGCGATGGACTCGCTCTTCCACCTCGCCGTGGCCGAGGCCGCCCAGAACCCGGTCTTCCGCCGGGTCATCGAGGAGATCCGCGACGCGCTGGCCCGCCAGTCCGCGTTCCTCAACGAGCTCGGCGGCCGTCGGGAGCAGTCCAACCGCGAGCACCGCGCGATCGTCGAGGCGCTGCTCGACGGCAGCGAACACGACGCCGTCGAGGCCATGGCGCACCACCTCGACCGCGTCGAGACCACCCTCACCCACATCGTGCGCAACCCCCGGCGCACGGACACTCCCATGGAAGGCGGACCCGAGGCGTGA
- a CDS encoding amino acid permease: MSEQHLQEATRTPAAHVDAGDEGYSKSLKSRHVNMIAIGGAIGTGLFLGAGGRLADAGPSLFIAYAVCGVFAFLVVRALGELVLYRPSSGAFVSYAREFLGEKGAYTAGWMYFLNWATTGIADITAVATYTHYWGMFSDIPQWVIALIALAVVLTVNLISVKIFGELEFWFAIVKVSALVIFMCIGIFLLVTQHPVDGATPGPSLITDNGGIFPSGLLPMLLIIQGVVFAYASVELVGVTAGETENPEQIMPKAINSIMWRVGVFYVGSVVLLSMLLPWNKYTAGESPFVTVLSNVGIPAAGGVMNLVVLTAAMSSLNSGLYSTGRILRSMAKSGSAPRFTGVMSRSQVPYGGILLTSGVCVLGVGLNFVVPADAFEIVLNFAAIGILATWGMIMVCHLLFWQRTQKGELARPDYRLPGSPWTELVTLAFLATVLVLMYADGGAGRTTVLCLPLIAAALVAGWFGIRGRAPRRPTTGADA; the protein is encoded by the coding sequence GTGAGCGAGCAGCACCTCCAGGAGGCAACCCGCACACCGGCCGCGCACGTCGACGCCGGGGACGAGGGCTACAGCAAGTCCCTGAAGTCCCGGCACGTCAACATGATCGCCATCGGCGGCGCCATCGGTACCGGTCTCTTCCTCGGCGCCGGCGGCCGCCTCGCCGACGCCGGCCCGTCCCTGTTCATCGCCTACGCGGTCTGCGGAGTTTTCGCCTTCCTCGTGGTGCGGGCCCTCGGCGAACTCGTCCTGTACCGCCCGTCCTCCGGCGCCTTCGTCTCGTACGCCCGGGAGTTCCTCGGCGAGAAGGGCGCGTACACCGCGGGCTGGATGTACTTCCTCAACTGGGCCACCACGGGGATCGCCGACATCACCGCGGTGGCGACCTACACCCACTACTGGGGCATGTTCTCCGACATCCCGCAGTGGGTGATCGCGCTGATCGCCCTGGCCGTGGTCCTCACGGTGAACCTGATCTCGGTGAAGATCTTCGGCGAGCTGGAGTTCTGGTTCGCCATCGTCAAGGTCAGCGCCCTGGTGATCTTCATGTGTATCGGCATCTTCCTGCTGGTCACCCAGCACCCGGTCGACGGCGCGACCCCCGGCCCGTCCCTGATCACCGACAACGGCGGCATCTTCCCCAGCGGCCTGCTGCCCATGCTGCTGATCATCCAGGGTGTCGTCTTCGCCTATGCCTCAGTCGAGCTGGTCGGTGTGACCGCGGGTGAGACCGAGAACCCCGAGCAGATCATGCCGAAGGCGATCAACTCGATCATGTGGCGCGTCGGCGTGTTCTATGTCGGCTCGGTGGTCCTGCTGTCGATGCTGCTGCCCTGGAACAAGTACACCGCCGGCGAGAGCCCCTTCGTGACCGTGCTGTCCAACGTCGGTATCCCGGCGGCGGGCGGTGTGATGAACCTCGTCGTCCTCACCGCGGCCATGTCCTCGCTCAACTCCGGGCTCTACTCCACCGGCCGCATCCTGCGCTCCATGGCCAAGTCCGGCTCCGCGCCGAGGTTCACCGGCGTCATGAGCCGCAGCCAGGTCCCGTACGGCGGCATCCTGCTCACCAGCGGCGTCTGCGTCCTCGGCGTCGGCCTCAACTTCGTCGTGCCCGCCGACGCGTTCGAGATCGTGCTGAACTTCGCCGCGATCGGCATCCTCGCCACCTGGGGCATGATCATGGTCTGTCACCTGCTCTTCTGGCAGAGGACCCAGAAGGGCGAACTCGCCCGCCCCGACTACCGCCTGCCGGGTTCCCCCTGGACCGAACTGGTGACGCTGGCCTTCCTCGCCACCGTCCTGGTCCTCATGTACGCCGACGGCGGCGCCGGACGCACCACCGTGCTGTGCCTGCCGTTGATCGCCGCCGCCCTGGTCGCCGGATGGTTCGGCATCCGCGGCCGGGCGCCACGCAGGCCGACCACCGGAGCGGACGCGTGA
- a CDS encoding asparaginase, which yields MYSSSVADAPLVREPLHAPVAHLVRGGVIEGIHYGSVVVLGAGGEVQLQIGDIEAACHPRSALKPVQAVAMVRAGLPLDGELLSLAAASHSGEERHLAGTRRILELAQLTEDDLRNVPDLPFGPAVRDDWVREGRLPSRLAQNCSGKHAAMLYVSRLNGWSLDDYLAPGHPLQQAIAEIVEDLTGQRIAQVSVDGCGAPLFSVSLHGLARAAARITTAAPGTPEARVAEAMRAHAEMASGAGRDVAALMRAVPGLLAKDGFEGVQVAALPDGRAVAVKIADGADRARVPVAAAALARAGVDPAVLTGFAGQPLLGGGRPVGSVRPVRALDPLTSLPTPTHV from the coding sequence ATGTACAGCAGCTCCGTCGCGGACGCACCCCTCGTCCGTGAACCCCTCCACGCCCCCGTCGCCCACCTCGTACGCGGCGGTGTGATCGAGGGCATCCACTACGGCTCCGTCGTCGTCCTCGGCGCCGGCGGCGAGGTCCAGCTCCAGATCGGCGACATCGAGGCCGCCTGTCACCCGCGCTCGGCGCTCAAGCCCGTCCAGGCCGTGGCCATGGTCCGGGCCGGGCTGCCCCTCGACGGCGAGCTGCTCTCGCTCGCCGCCGCCAGCCACTCCGGCGAGGAACGCCATCTCGCCGGCACCCGGCGCATCCTGGAGCTCGCCCAGCTCACCGAGGACGACCTGCGCAACGTGCCCGACCTGCCGTTCGGCCCGGCCGTCCGGGACGACTGGGTGCGCGAGGGCCGGCTGCCCTCCCGGCTCGCCCAGAACTGCTCCGGCAAGCACGCCGCCATGCTCTACGTCAGCAGGCTCAACGGCTGGTCCCTCGACGACTACCTCGCCCCCGGGCACCCGCTCCAGCAGGCGATCGCGGAGATCGTGGAGGACCTCACCGGGCAGCGCATCGCCCAGGTGAGCGTCGACGGCTGCGGGGCGCCCCTGTTCTCCGTCTCGCTGCACGGCCTCGCCCGGGCGGCCGCCCGGATCACCACCGCCGCGCCCGGCACCCCCGAGGCACGGGTGGCGGAGGCGATGCGCGCACACGCCGAGATGGCCTCCGGAGCCGGCCGGGACGTCGCCGCGCTGATGCGGGCCGTGCCCGGGCTGCTCGCCAAGGACGGCTTCGAGGGCGTACAGGTCGCCGCGCTGCCGGACGGCCGGGCCGTCGCCGTGAAGATCGCCGACGGGGCGGACCGGGCGCGGGTCCCGGTCGCCGCGGCCGCGCTCGCCCGGGCCGGGGTCGATCCCGCCGTCCTCACCGGGTTCGCCGGGCAGCCGTTGCTCGGCGGCGGCAGGCCGGTCGGCAGCGTCCGCCCGGTCCGCGCACTGGACCCGCTCACCTCGCTGCCCACCCCCACCCACGTCTGA